Proteins from one Thermus islandicus DSM 21543 genomic window:
- a CDS encoding DUF5602 domain-containing protein, with product KAPPPAPYVNVSEALKGALPNFIPGLGTLYVDPSKLPEGPFLAYDKAGNLVKVVFMVPLKKLNESQKYVDIGTQTLRALGVTRMDHVNLIPSGPHPGVNEPHYHIELVLVSVDQERKVLEGEPY from the coding sequence CAAGGCCCCGCCCCCGGCCCCCTACGTGAACGTGAGCGAGGCCCTGAAGGGGGCGCTCCCCAACTTCATCCCCGGCCTCGGCACCCTCTACGTGGACCCCTCCAAGCTCCCCGAAGGGCCCTTCCTGGCCTACGACAAGGCGGGGAACCTGGTAAAGGTGGTCTTCATGGTCCCCCTCAAGAAGCTCAACGAGAGCCAGAAGTACGTGGACATCGGCACCCAGACCCTGAGGGCCCTGGGGGTCACCCGCATGGACCACGTAAACCTCATCCCCTCGGGACCCCACCCCGGGGTGAACGAGCCCCACTACCACATTGAGCTGGTCCTGGTCTCCGTGGACCAGGAGCGGAAGGTGCTGGAGGGCGAGCCCTACTGA